Proteins encoded in a region of the Raphanus sativus cultivar WK10039 chromosome 8, ASM80110v3, whole genome shotgun sequence genome:
- the LOC130498550 gene encoding F-box protein At1g47340-like, with product MTVMVSDSIPMELNLEILSRLPAKSVARFHSVSKQWASILDSPYFKKLFLAKSSAQPRLIFAIEENCLWSFFSLPQHMSPYEKPSPSLVLTPEFHMNFPPDDKWWIFNRDDRKFSCGYASGLIYFSCMSIKQGYDGVPVICNPKSGRYEILPFIRRYRKSYGFFGFDPINKQYKVLCIAYPCGPNDHRIMTLGTRGMRWRKVECSLKHEGVSEGVCVNGVLFYLGDTSEFDNEEEFDDADYVIVCFDVRSEKFKFIYTESFCELINYNGKLGVIYYDDLTDDAIELRVWVLEDVEKQEWSKYSYTLRGDKLFPHYASVVGVISTGEIVLSMAEYTSKKPFYIYYFNPERNTIRRVEIQGFEEYHKPSENPSRVYVFLDFLDDCSRFYPSADHKEDLNVKDPKLLESSIYAPYVYKREDEEVEEEDDDYGFPCFYGKRKKNKPGESRSRKGRKQEGKKKKKEVGGENRDNHWS from the coding sequence ATGACGGTCATGGTTTCAGATTCTATACCTATGGAACTCAACCTCGAGATATTGTCAAGATTGCCAGCAAAGTCAGTCGCTAGGTTTCACAGCGTGTCCAAGCAATGGGCATCAATACTTGATAGTCCATACTTCAAAAAATTGTTCCTGGCCAAGTCTTCAGCCCAGCCACGTCTCATATTCGCTATCGAAGAAAATTGTCTGTGGAGCTTCTTTTCGTTGCCTCAGCATATGAGTCCATATGAGAAGCCATCACCGTCACTTGTATTAACCCCTGAATTTCATATGAACTTCCCTCCAGACGATAAGTGGTGGATCTTTAATCGTGATGACCGAAAATTTTCATGTGGCTATGCCTCTGGTTTAATCTATTTCTCTTGTATGTCGATCAAGCAAGGTTACGATGGAGTGCCTGTGATATGTAACCCTAAATCAGGACGATATGAGATCTTACCTTTTATCAGAAGGTACAGAAAGTCGTATGGATTTTTTGGGTTTGATCCTATTAACAAGCAATACAAGGTTTTGTGCATAGCTTATCCATGTGGTCCTAATGATCACAGGATTATGACATTGGGAACTCGAGGAATGAGGTGGAGAAAGGTCGAATGTTCCTTAAAACATGAGGGCGTGAGCGAAGGGGTATGTGTTAATGGGGTTTTGTTTTACTTAGGTGACACCTCTGAGTTTGATAATGAGGAGGAGTTTGATGATGCGGATTATGTGATAGTTTGCTTTGATGTTAGGTCTGAGaagttcaaatttatttatacagAAAGCTTTTGTGAGTTGATAAACTATAATGGTAAGTTAGGTGTGATTTACTATGATGATCTCACTGATGATGCCATTGAGTTGCGTGTGTGGGTTCTAGAGGATGTGGAGAAACAAGAATGGTCGAAATATTCCTACACTCTGAGGGGTGATAAACTCTTCCCGCATTATGCTTCCGTGGTTGGAGTGATTTCTACGGGTGAAATTGTCTTGTCGATGGCTGAATATACGTCCAAAAAACCGTTTTATATTTACTACTTCAATCCTGAAAGGAACACCATTAGACGTGTTGAAATCCAAGGTTTCGAAGAATACCATAAACCTTCAGAAAATCCTAGTAGAGTCTATGTGTTTTTAGACTTTTTAGACGATTGTAGTAGATTCTACCCTTCTGCAGACCACAAAGAGGATCTTAATGTTAAGGATCCAAAGCTACTAGAGTCAAGCATCTATGCTCCATATGTGTataaaagagaagatgaagaagtagaagaagaggaCGATGATTATGGTTTTCCTTGTTTTTATGGtaaaaggaagaagaataaACCAGGTGAAAGCAGGAGTAGAAAAGGAAGAAAACAGGAggggaagaaaaagaagaaggaagtaGGAGGAGAAAACAGAGACAATCATTGGAGTTAG
- the LOC108835603 gene encoding F-box protein At1g47340-like, with amino-acid sequence MISYSIPMELTLDILSRLPAKSIARFHCVSKKWASILDRTYFKDLFLTKSSAKPRLIFAIEENCLWSFFSLPQHVSPYEKPSSSLVVTPEFHMKFPPDDMWWIFPSYYRKFSFGYASGLIYFSSMTVKEGYDGVPVICNPKTGRYEILPYIRRYRRSYGFLGFDPIEKQYKVLCIAYPCGPDDHRVMTLGTRGMRWRKIHCSLRLQELSEGVCINGVLYYLGDTSECKKKIREKSSFAIACFDIRSEKFKFLYPESFCELVNYNGKLGLIYYDDLTDDAIELRVWVLEDVKKQEWSKYSYILRGDKLFPHYASVVGVISTGEIVLSMAEYTSKKPFYIYYFNPERNTIRRVEIQGFEEYHKPSENPSRVYVFLDFLDDCSRFYPSADHKEDLNVKDPKLLESSIYAPYVYKGEDEEVEEEDDDYGFPCFYGKRKKNKPGESRSRKGRKQEGKKKKKEVGGENRDNHWS; translated from the coding sequence ATGATTTCATATTCTATACCTATGGAGCTCACCCTCGATATATTGTCAAGACTGCCAGCAAAGTCAATCGCTAGGTTTCATTGCGTGTCGAAGAAATGGGCATCAATACTTGATCGGACATACTTCAAAGATTTGTTCCTGACCAAGTCTTCGGCCAAGCCGCGTCTCATATTCGCTATCGAAGAAAATTGTTTGTGGAGCTTCTTTTCGTTGCCTCAGCATGTGAGTCCATATGAGAAGCCATCATCGTCTCTTGTAGTAACCCCTGAATTTCATATGAAGTTCCCTCCAGACGATATGTGGTGGATCTTTCCTAGTTATTACCGAAAGTTCTCATTCGGTTATGCCTCTGGTTTGATCTATTTCTCTTCTATGACGGTCAAGGAGGGTTACGATGGAGTGCCTGTAATTTGTAATCCTAAAACAGGACGATATGAGATCTTACCTTATATCAGAAGGTACAGAAGGTCGTAtggttttttgggttttgatccTATTGAGAAGCAATACAAGGTATTGTGCATAGCTTATCCATGTGGTCCTGATGATCACAGAGTTATGACATTAGGAACTAGAGGAATGAGGTGGAGAAAGATCCATTGTTCATTAAGACTTCAGGAACTGAGTGAAGGGGTATGCATTAATGGCGTTTTGTATTACTTAGGTGACACGTCTGAGTGTAAGAAAAAGATTAGGGAGAAGTCTAGTTTTGCAATAGCATGCTTTGATATTAGGTCTGAGAAGTTCAAGTTTCTTTATCCGGAAAGCTTTTGTGAATTGGTAAACTATAATGGTAAGTTAGGTTTGATTTACTATGATGATCTCACTGATGATGCCATTGAGTTGCGAGTATGGGTTCTAGAGGATGTGAAGAAACAAGAATGGTCGAAATATTCCTACATTCTGAGGGGTGATAAACTCTTCCCGCATTATGCTTCCGTGGTTGGAGTGATTTCTACGGGTGAAATTGTCTTGTCGATGGCTGAATATACGTCCAAAAAACCGTTTTATATTTACTACTTCAATCCTGAAAGGAACACCATTCGACGTGTTGAAATCCAAGGTTTCGAAGAATACCATAAACCTTCAGAAAATCCTAGTAGAGTCTATGTGTTTTTAGACTTTTTAGACGATTGTAGTAGATTCTACCCTTCTGCAGACCACAAAGAGGATCTTAATGTTAAGGATCCAAAGCTACTAGAGTCAAGCATCTATGCTCCATATGTGTAtaaaggagaagatgaagaagtagaagaagaggaCGATGATTATGGTTTTCCTTGTTTTTATGGtaaaaggaagaagaataaACCAGGTGAAAGCAGGAGTAGAAAAGGAAGAAAACAGGAggggaagaaaaagaagaaggaagtaGGAGGAGAAAACAGAGACAATCATTGGAGTTAG